AAATCCGGCACCAATAATGATTATTTTATTAGGAAGTTTTTTCAGTTTAAGAAAATCATCACTAGATTTTAAGAATTTTGACCCGGTAAAATTTAGTTTCCGCGGAACCTGACCTGTAGCAATAACAATTTTTTGAGCTCTTATAGTTTTTCCTTCTATAGACAAAGTGTTTTCGTCGATAAACTTCGGTGATTGATGATAAAGTTTTATGCCTAACCCAGATAATTCTTTTTCTCTTGCCAAAGGTACCGGTTGCGTAAACTTTCGCTTAAATTTTTGAAGCTTTTTCCAATTTAACTTAGGGATAGACGTAATTCCTTCTTTATTAAGTTTTTTTGCGGACTCCCAAATCTCCGTAGGACCTAAAAGTACTTTTTTTGGGTCACAACCACGATTGGCGCAAGTACCGCCATACTCACGGTTGTCGGCTATAGCAACCGTTAGACCTTCTTTTACACAAGTTTTAGCTACTGTTTGCCCCGCAATTCCACTACCTATTACAAGAATATCGAATTCAATTATTTTCATCTAATAAAAATACCAACCAAAGTATATTTCTATTGACTTTAAGCAATTATAGTTTAACCTAATTAATGGATATAACTGGCTTTGGTGTATTTTATATTTATTTTATTGTGTTAAAATATCTTGCTTTGGAATTAATCGGAGTCTTAAAGAGTTTCTAGATTTAACATAATAAACCATGATAACTGGCCACTTTATAAGTTATAGTCTTGTTATAACATGGAAGATGAACGTAAATCCTAAAATTAAAAATTATGAGAAGTATTCTTTGGTTAATTGCAGTTGTTTGTATAGTAGTATGGGCGTTGGGTTTTTTTGGAATTATAGCAGGAATGGGTTCAAGCAGCCTTATACATATATTATTGGTCCTTGCAGTTATTGCTATTCTTTACAATATAATTTCTGGTAAAAAACCTTTATGAGCAAACCGAAACAAATAATAAAATTATGATATGAAATAATTTTACTTCATATAATACCCTTAGAACCATCAAACCCTGCAAATTTTAAAATTTGCAGGGTTTGATACTT
The genomic region above belongs to Maribacter hydrothermalis and contains:
- a CDS encoding lmo0937 family membrane protein translates to MRSILWLIAVVCIVVWALGFFGIIAGMGSSSLIHILLVLAVIAILYNIISGKKPL